In Melospiza melodia melodia isolate bMelMel2 unplaced genomic scaffold, bMelMel2.pri scaffold_47, whole genome shotgun sequence, one genomic interval encodes:
- the LOC134434769 gene encoding olfactory receptor 14A16-like, giving the protein MSNSSSISHFLLLALADTQQLQLLHFCLLLGISVAALLGNGLIISAVACGHHLHTPMFFFLLNLALTDLGSLCTTVPKAMHNSLWDTRNISYTGCAAQLFFFVFFISAEYFLLTIMCYDRYVSICKPLHYGTLLGSRACAHMAAAAWASAFLNALLHTANTFYLPLCHGNALDQFFCDVPPILKVSCSHTNSHRELGYLVVTCCLALCCFVFIVFSYVQIFRAVLRIPSEQGRHKAFSTCLPHLAVVSVFISTAIFAYLKPSSISSPSLDLALSVLYSVVPAAVNPLIYSLRNQELKAAVRRLMTGWFQRH; this is encoded by the coding sequence atgtccaacagcagctccatcagccacttcctcctgctggcattggcagacacacagcagctgcagctcctgcacttctgcctcttgctgggcatctccgtggctgccctcctgggcaacggcctcatcatcagcgccgtagcctgcggccaccacctgcacacacccatgttcttcttcctgctcaacctcgccctcactgacctgggctccctctgcaccaccgtccccaaagccatgcacaattccctctgggacaccaggaacatctcctacacaggatgtgctgcacagctctttttctttgtgttcttcatctcagcagagtatttcctcctgaccatcatgtgctatgaccgctatgtgtccatctgcaaacccctgcactacgggaccctcctgggcagcagagcttgtgcccacatggcagcagctgcctgggccagtgcctttctcaatgctctgctgcacacagccaatacattttacctgcccctgtgccatggcaatgccctggaccagttcttctgtgacgtGCCCCCAATCCTCAAGGTCTCCTGCTCACACACTAACTCCCACAGGGAACTTGGTTATCTTGTTGTTACTTGCTGTTTAGCActttgctgttttgtgttcattgttttctcctatgtgcagatcttcagggctgtgctgaggatcccctctgagcagggacggcacaaagctttttccacctgcctccctcaccttgctgtggtgtctgtgttcatcagcacagccatatttgcctacctgaagccctcctccatctcctccccatccctggatctggccctgtcagttctgtactcagtggtgcctgcagccgtgaaccccctcatctatagcctgaggaaccaggagctcaaggctgcagtgagaagactgatgactggatggtttcagagacATTAA